One region of Mycolicibacterium lutetiense genomic DNA includes:
- a CDS encoding helix-turn-helix domain-containing protein: protein MLDVIELLASSGDARLRFSDVVSALDLTQATAHAILKTLCDRGWLIRDPADLTFALGPGLAVVAARTEAARPLAHAARIAAQELSQQLGYAASVVERVADELLITAFEGAGPRPAGTPGDRIRYAPPFGVAFAAWDSSADQRAWIDRAPTTSEALTERLVDVLVQTRERGFDVDWTTPDLTRAAQMVGSLPSDGLPEHVRGITDQLLAEFTTIGLAPAGDSTGKAQPVATIAAPVFDPHGRVALILSIHPLRSMTARQVDTAGQRVMRAARALCSSR from the coding sequence GTGCTCGATGTGATCGAGTTGCTGGCGAGTTCCGGCGATGCGCGTTTGCGGTTCTCCGATGTGGTCAGCGCATTGGACCTGACTCAGGCCACCGCACACGCGATCCTCAAGACACTGTGCGACCGGGGTTGGCTGATCCGCGACCCCGCCGACTTGACGTTCGCCCTCGGTCCGGGCCTGGCGGTAGTAGCGGCCCGGACCGAGGCTGCGCGCCCGCTGGCACATGCGGCCCGTATTGCCGCACAGGAACTTTCGCAGCAGCTCGGGTATGCGGCTTCCGTCGTCGAGCGGGTCGCGGACGAGCTCTTGATTACCGCCTTCGAAGGCGCCGGGCCCCGGCCGGCCGGCACGCCGGGAGACCGAATCCGGTACGCACCGCCGTTCGGGGTCGCCTTCGCGGCCTGGGACTCGTCTGCCGATCAGCGCGCCTGGATCGACCGGGCTCCGACGACTAGCGAGGCACTCACCGAACGGCTCGTCGACGTGCTCGTCCAAACCAGGGAGCGGGGTTTCGACGTCGACTGGACGACGCCGGACCTGACCCGGGCGGCGCAGATGGTCGGTTCGCTACCGAGTGATGGACTGCCTGAGCACGTCCGCGGCATCACCGATCAACTGCTCGCCGAATTCACCACGATCGGTCTGGCCCCGGCCGGCGACTCAACAGGCAAGGCCCAGCCGGTAGCCACGATCGCGGCTCCGGTGTTCGACCCTCATGGCCGGGTCGCGCTGATCCTGTCGATACACCCGTTGCGATCCATGACCGCCCGCCAGGTGGACACCGCCGGTCAGCGGGTGATGCGGGCCGCCCGGGCGCTCTGCAGTTCGCGCTAG